A genome region from Babesia bigemina genome assembly Bbig001, chromosome : I includes the following:
- a CDS encoding SNURPORTIN1 (RNUT1 PROTEIN) (RNA, U TRANSPORTER 1), putative, whose protein sequence is MVEETNLSYSVARLQERVQGTRKIDLGETARSRRMLSLRELRMNVVEAKRSNYFKRLQQLFPVQESAETEITDMQIDEHELEPEIHDEDIKLDDIGELKAKEYCEEGDDADEGQPVAKADSTERLYAIMGRGGPRRHNLFPIDIASVFTTHEFLVATDTEIREEALALKRSLLFVRPEGHRVLVKVNNFWATEYTREGRVRHRFSVPFTKGPTVLDCIVKDYDEQNKIPNEDLTYFVIDVLMYNGCMMANADTECRTFFLKSRLEESGAMESRPRFVMVEYQECNPMTMRDAYYRVDNIEYDRDSIVFVDKSASYVGGYNPNWLCWRDENTTKYIRISKNGLAPARVICDHNDRMLKTLDGVVIGQLPKKYDFDRDKITTILIKSVDISTMTVKEFKLPTNACRFDKFNAYHTGMADSLRKIVRRFMLDNQLDLDSEGSYNRLVDAVAAA, encoded by the exons ATGGTGGAAGAGACGAATCTATCCTACTCTGTAGCACGGCTACAGGAACGCGTGCAAGGCACGCGAAAAATAGACCTAGGCGAAacggcacgtagccgacgcATGTTGTCCCTCCGGGAACTCCGGATGAATGTAGTGGAAGCAAAAAGATCAAATTATTTTAAAAGATTGCAGCAGCTTTTCCCGGTACAGGAGAGTGCCGAGACAGAAATCACTGATATGCAGATTGATGAACACGAACTAGAGCCAGAAATACACGACGAAGATATAAAACTGGACGACATAGGTGAGTTGAAAGCAAAAGAATATTGTGAAGAAGGGGACGATGCAGACGAAGGGCAGCCAGTCGCCAAGGCAGACTCAACAGAAAGACTCTACGCCATTATGGGCCGGGGGGGACCAAGGCGGCACAACCTTTTCCCTATAGATATTGCCAGTGTCTTCACAACACACGAGTTCCTGGTGGCCACTGATACTGAAATAAGGGAGGAGGCGCTGGCGCTGAAAAGGAGCCTGCTGTTCGTTCGCCCAGAGGGCCACAGGGTGCTCGTCAAGGTGAACAACTTCTGGGCCACGGAATACACCAGGGAAGGTCGCGTAAGGCATAGATTTAGTGTTCCATTCACCAAGGGGCCCACTGTACTCGACTGCATCGTGAAGGACTATGACGAGCAAAACAAGATCCCAAATGAGGACCTCACATACTTCGTCATTGACGTTCTGATGTACAATGGCTGCATGATGGCGAACGCGGACACTGAGTGTCGAACGTTTTTCCTCAAAAGCAG GCTCGAGGAATCTGGCGCTATGGAGAGCAGACCCCGTTTCGTCATGGTGGAATACCAAGAGTGCAATCCGATGACGATGAGGGACGCATATTACCG AGTTGACAACATCGAGTACGACAGGGACTCGATAGTGTTTGTAGACAAATCAGCGAGCTACGTCGGTGGATACAACCCAAACTGGCTATGCTGGAGGGACGAAAACACGACCAAGTATATCAGAATCAGCAAAAACGGCCTAGCGCCAGCACGGGTAATATGCGACCACAACGACCGGATGCTCAAGACGCTTGACGGCGTTGTTATAGGACAGCTGCCGAAAAAGTACGACTTCGACCGCGACAAAATTACAAC GATTCTCATCAAAAGCGTGGACATATCGACAATGACGGTGAAAGAATTCAAGCTACCGACAAATGCGTGCCGGTTCGATAAGTTTAATGCCTACCACACTGGGATGGCTGACTCGCTTAGGAAGATTGTTAGACGGTTCATGCTGGACAACCAACTCGACCTCGACTCAGAGGGATCCTACAACCGGTTGGTAGATGCTGTGGCAGCGGCTTAG
- a CDS encoding helicase, putative has product MAELDEFQKRVIMWVQGAVKCSDGSVRQYSRNSRIHGDVVGSAYGNVALMVGGAKTGKTSTYLLALADLVNVERYGSDETGPQRDEYRNKTILNRSLKPCRSPAKPDVPKIRGLPKFDWDSLMVPLAIVLVPSREIGSKIFETCCQMNLRARLFAGGLGYKKQSSFTAGHAATGRKKQSDNVDLIVSTPEMLLRVIHGVFEDARIDIRYLRFLVMEEADILCEGFYLEQLNEVLNMIHSTELRTLCVTATKTDALMNHILHAHLDGDADGLARVTIAHPGSHTVAKNVQQVFTAIAQSDPLDRLIETLEELDIRARRDGRQTVVYCNTVKCCKFLEHALRERGYNAASLHGEMGYEQRSKSVKEFGTQSNILVATNVASRGALSCHVDHVISFDFPRNVTDYLHRTAGVAHNGTVNTFFAKKHLPVLKNIQRLNTPEHRIEYRNVSARVARVLQLQLEWDAKLALRNRKLKKGGRKALKLPPRRNILSPVNKKAMKRFYLREKAVKKVQFLQKRGMLRKGYGLPRWPDRAVEASDSQEFVRMQRSADGFLQVIPKRRSRVPRVSQEGAYDDDAVPIEGAPSYEQETSDKPRKHHRNIKF; this is encoded by the exons ATGGCAGAGCTTGACGAGTTCCAGAAACGGGTAATCATGTGGGTCCAAGGGGCGGTTAAGTGCTCAGACGGGTCCGTTAGGCAGTATTCGCGGAATTCGCGCATCCACGGCGACGTGGTGGGGAGCGCGTATGGCaatgttgcgttgatggtgGGGGGCGCGAAAACGGGTAAGACCTCTACCTACCTCCTGGCACTCGCCGACCTCGTCAACGTGGAGCGATACGGATCGGATGAAACGGGGCCGCAGAGGGACGAATATCGCAACAAAACCATACTTAACAGGTCACTGAAACCGTGTAGGTCCCCAGCCAAGCCAGACGTGCCCAAGATACGCGGACTGCCCAAGTTCGACTGGGACTCATTGATGGTGCCCTTGGCCATAGTGCTGGTGCCAAGCAGGGAAATCGGGTCGAAGATATTCGAAACGTGCTGCCAGATGAACCTCAGGGCGAGGCTCTTTGCAGGCGGCTTGGGCTACAAAAAGCAGTCGTCCTTCACGGCCGGGCACGCAGCAACCGGGCGCAAGAAGCAAAGTGACAACGTGGACCTTATAGTGTCCACGCCGGAGATGCTGCTGCGGGTCATACACGGCGTGTTCGAGGACGCGCGCATCGACATAAGGTACCTGCGCTTTCTGGTGATGGAGGAGGCGGACATACTCTGCGAGGGGTTCTACCTGGAACAGCTCAACGAGGTGCTAAACATGATACATTCAACCGAGCTTCGCACGCTATGCGTCACGGCAACGAAGACGGACGCTTTGATGAACCACATACTGCACGCGCACCTGGATGGCGATGCGGACGGGTTGGCGCGGGTCACAATAGCGCACCCGGGGAGCCACACGGTGGCCAAGAACGTGCAACAGGTCTTCACGGCGATTGCGCAAAGCGACCCCCTGGACCGACTCATCGAAACCCTGGAGGAGCTCGACATCAGGGCGCGGCGCGACGGCCGCCAGACCGTGGTCTACTGCAACACCGTCAAGTGCTGCAAGTTCCTGGAGCACGCGCTCAGGGAACGGGGGTACAACGCCGCGTCGCTGCACGGGGAGATGGGGTACGAGCAGCGCAGCAAGAGCGTCAAGGAATTCGGGACGCAAAGCAACATCCTCGTGGCCACCAACGTCGCTAGCAGGGGCGCCCTCAGCTGCCACGTTGATCACGTCATATCGTTCGACTTCCCAAGGAACGTCACCGATTACCTACACAGAACGGCCGGAGTGGCGCACAACG GCacggtcaacaccttcTTCGCGAAGAAGCACCTGCCGGTGCTCAAGAACATACAGCGGCTCAACACGCCCGAACATCGCATCGAGTACCGAAACGTGAGCGCTAGGGTGGCCAGGGTGCTACAGCTGCAGCTCGAGTGGGATGCCAAGCTTGCGCTAAG GAACCGGAAACTGAAGAAGGGGGGCAGGAAGGCGCTCAAACTGCCGCCCAGGCGTAATATACTCTCACCGGTCAACAAGAAGGCGATGAAGCGATTCTACCTGAG GGAGAAGGCGGTGAAGAAGGTGCAGTTCCTGCAGAAGCGCGGGATGCTACGCAAGGGGTACGGGCTGCCCAG GTGGCCGGACCGCGCAGTGGAGGCCAGCGACAGCCAGGAGTTCGTGCGAATGCAGCGCTCCGCGGACGGATTCCTACAGGTCATACCGAAAAGACGCTCCAGGGTTCCACGGGTTTCACAG GAAGGCGCGTACGACGACGATGCCGTGCCCATAGAAGGCGCGCCCTCTTACGAGCAGGAGACAAGCGACAAGCCTCGCAAACACCACCGTAACATCAAATTCTAA
- a CDS encoding INOSITOL 5-PHOSPHATASE, putative: MVSGEGKNDGDGYDSPVQAYTPVSVKDRIAEYSKRTKGRASPIVPDRRARGFSSASAGGIQPPKTDGGDVALVAPAEASPKSQNRTQSTARKLKAPDKDDYRDLSARPARIFVGTWNCVYQEPEESVILKPQQKDSSWSDRLIHTAESVSQWLGHVFFRPGRDHGDGATDAGGSDTHDTRNQPDPHPSDVKSTIADVNDSRSSSPEKVTSSWLKGCAKAASPGAVTTVSDGDTPEICSAVDSPEVSVEPSMEKPNGVRDGATGVSAGCEASSSGVPQTLRQAPTVTFGNHHEASTSDCSTAPSPCSRATGKSSKVENVSPRPALARLSRNSKLGKTPTDCPAIPVLLRQSTFQLKPLTVDDEEPLRDWIPAGYDVYIIALQETLSCSMFVSITKYLQRQSKEELVRVPLDEYKLSGYGDGAFLHTKSTSIAVWVRKSLLDSGMAKVDASKAIPLSRINRSKGVVSFRMSLCGQVICVVGCHLPTSYSAREKAATYIVRKLCDLYGGPGSNIDEVFHHVLWTGDFNFRVRNVSAEEALALLNANRLQELLFHDELYGGSASLFSAMKFEEGVVRFYPTYKKRDDRDVADYSREGWADAEYHTRFETQWYKGGNVKERVPSWTDRVLKWSLPPLRTCLQIDEATYSAAQPKVKNLLMTSDHSPVGCGLVLWNLRSSAHLLPRKNLGSTY; the protein is encoded by the coding sequence ATGGTGAGCGGCGAGGGAAAGAATGACGGCGACGGGTATGATTCGCCTGTACAGGCATACACACCTGTGTCGGTCAAGGACCGCATAGCCGAGTATAGCAAACGTACGAAAGGCAGAGCGTCGCCAATCGTTCCTGATCGCCGTGCTCGCGGTTTTTCGTCGGCGTCTGCCGGTGGAATCCAGCCTCCGAAGaccgacggcggcgatgttgcGTTGGTAGCGCCGGCCGAAGCGTCTCCAAAATCGCAGAACCGGACGCAATCTACAGCTCGTAAGCTGAAGGCTCCAGATAAAGACGATTACCGCGACCTTTCGGCGCGCCCCGCCCGTATTTTTGTGGGCACTTGGAACTGTGTCTACCAGGAACCGGAGGAGTCTGTGATCCTAAAGCCCCAACAAAAAGACTCGAGCTGGAGTGATCGTCTGATTCACACTGCGGAATCGGTATCTCAGTGGCTGGGCCACGTTTTTTTCCGTCCCGGGCGCGACCACGGCGACGGCGCTACCGATGCCGGCGGAAGTGACACCCACGACACCCGAAATCAGCCAGACCCGCACCCTTCAGATGTCAAGAGCACAATCGCAGATGTCAACGACAGCCGCAGTTCATCTCCAGAAAAGGTCACGTCGAGTTGGCTGAAGGGTTGTGCGAAGGCTGCTTCGCCGGGCGCAGTTACCACCGTCAGCGACGGTGATACGCCTGAAATCTGCAGCGCAGTTGACTCGCCCGAAGTAAGCGTGGAACCCTCCATGGAGAAACCGAATGGCGTCCGCGATGGCGCCACTGGCGTGTCTGCGGGGTGCGAAGCGTCGTCGTCGGGTGTTCCGCAGACGCTTCGCCAGGCACCAACTGTTACGTTTGGCAATCATCACGAGGCGTCAACTTCCGATTGTTCAACTGCCCCTTCCCCATGCTCACGTGCCACGGGCAAATCGTCCAAAGTTGAGAACGTCTCCCCGAGGCCCGCACTGGCCCGTTTGTCGAGGAATAGCAAGCTTGGCAAAACGCCAACCGACTGCCCGGCTATACCGGTGCTATTGCGTCAGTCAACATTCCAGCTGAAGCCTCTGACCGTGGATGACGAGGAGCCTCTGCGGGACTGGATCCCCGCCGGCTATGACGTGTACATCATAGCACTGCAGGAGACGCTTTCGTGCAGCATGTTTGTATCCATCACCAAGTATCTGCAGCGTCAGTCTAAGGAAGAGCTGGTGCGCGTGCCGCTTGATGAGTACAAGTTGTCCGGTTATGGCGATGGCGCGTTCCTCCACACGAAGAGCACGAGCATCGCCGTGTGGGTGCGCAAGTCGTTGCTAGACTCAGGCATGGCAAAAGTTGACGCATCCAAGGCCATTCCGCTCAGCCGAATCAATCGCAGCAAGGGCGTCGTGAGCTTCCGCATGTCCCTGTGCGGCCAGGTCATCTGCGTGGTTGGCTGCCACCTCCCCACGAGCTACAGTGCGCGTGAGAAAGCCGCGACATACATCGTTCGTAAGCTATGCGATCTGTACGGCGGCCCAGGGTCGAACATCGACGAGGTTTTCCACCACGTGCTTTGGACTGGCGACTTCAACTTCCGCGTGAGAAACGTCTCCGCAGAGGAGGCACTGGCGTTACTGAACGCGAATCGCCTGCAGGAGCTGCTCTTCCACGACGAGTTGTACGGAGGTTCTGCGTCATTGTTctcagcgatgaaattCGAGGAGGGTGTGGTCCGTTTCTACCCCACGTATAAGAAGCGCGACGACCGGGACGTGGCGGACTACTCGCGGGAGGGCTGGGCGGATGCGGAATACCACACCCGCTTCGAAACTCAGTGGTACAAAGGCGGGAATGTCAAGGAGCGTGTTCCGTCGTGGACGGATCGCGTGCTCAAGTGGTCGCTGCCTCCGCTGCGGACCTGCCTGCAGATCGACGAAGCCACGTactcagctgcgcagcctaAAGTGAAGAATCTGCTGATGACGAGCGACCACTCCCCTGTGGGCTGCGGTTTGGTGCTGTGGAATCTGCGCAGCTCGGCCCACCTGCTTCCAAGGAAAAATCTAGGTTCAACGTATTAG
- a CDS encoding acylphosphatase, putative, giving the protein MSPVFCAKFRVSGRVQGVFFRKFTKEAADRLGIKGFVRNEADGTVSGEGQSHSLSSMDDFRHFLEKVGSPNSEILSCDFKMTEKSGDLEYNSFDIIR; this is encoded by the coding sequence ATGTCACCCGTGTTTTGTGCTAAGTTCCGGGTCTCAGGACGTGTTCAGGGCGTCTTCTTCCGTAAGTTCACGAAAGAAGCAGCCGACCGGCTAGGGATAAAGGGATTCGTGAGGAACGAGGCTGATGGCACCGTCAGCGGCGAAGGACAGTCACACAGTTTGTCCTCTATGGATGATTTCCGCCACTTCCTCGAGAAGGTTGGATCTCCTAATTCCGAGATCCTGTCGTGCGACTTCAAGATGACGGAGAAGTCTGGCGACTTAGAATACAATTCCTTTGATATAATCAGGTGA
- a CDS encoding PHOSPHATIDYLINOSITOL GLYCAN, putative, which translates to MEPRPRWKRITYKRQPYPANYVSDDFLRGLSENVCNNYTLKDVCPKTMMLTQHCSTMLIMGHMFMLVKDDAIPLQYVEVAAMLVNLLFCALMYAASRTKIGEWHASPDIMQSDRFRHVIFAFVVQLALQLLQPVFQTLTSSFSYDTVYEDYVRDVDALPMNCLILVAILVSSRFGCPQKVSHSQTDVTRRRTFSVLPLLQRFLMESKSVPVIYGSTAAVVLATCSCLYACHPALVPVYILGRAATYPGDGIQTRSPKIGNTIARSPRKDQ; encoded by the exons ATGGAGCCCAGGCCGCGCTGGAAGCGCATCACGTATAAGCGGCAGCCGTACCCCGCCAACTACGTCAGCGATGACTTCCTGCGCGGGCTCAGCGAAAACGTCTGCAACAACTACACGCTCAAGGATGTCTGCCCCAAGACCATGATGctcacgcagcactgcagcACCATGCTGATCATGGGACACATGTTCATGCTGGTCAAGGACGACGCCATACCGTTACA ATACGTGGAGGTCGCTGCGATGCTGGTGAACCTGCTGTTCTGCGCGCTCATGTACGCGGCAAGCAGGACCAAGATAGGTGAGTGGCACGCATCCCCCGACATAATGCAATCAGACCGGTTCCGACACGTCATATTCGCCTTCGTTGTGCAGTTGGCGCTGCAG CTTTTGCAACCGGTTTTCCAGACGCTGACGTCATCGTTCAGCTACGACACGGTATAC GAAGATTACGTCAGGGACGTGGATGCGCTGCCCATGAACTGCCTTATTCTGGTGGCCATTCTCGTCTCGTCGCGATTCGGATGCCCGCAGAAGGTTA GTCACAGCCAAACCGATGTGACACGGCGCAGAACCTTCTCCGTTCTGCCGCTTCTGCAGCGGTTCCTCATG GAAAGCAAGAGCGTGCCTGTGATATACGGGTCTACCGCAGCAGTTGTGTTGGCCACCTGCAGCTGTCTATACGCCTGCCACCCAGCGCTGGTACCAGTCTATATACTCGG CCGCGCAGCAACGTATCCGGGCGATGGAATCCAGACCAGGTCCCCAAAAATAGGAAACACCATTGCACGGAGCCCGCGTAAGGACCAGTAA
- a CDS encoding tyrosine phosphatase, putative: MRDSHGSHSYVLNKPTKIEFHKVRILILDAPNNSNVELYLHEMLAFGVTCLVRTCETSYDCTPITAANIAIRELIFNDGEAPSDAIVAEWLQILKDVVANNGSVAVHCVAGLGRAPVLACVALVEYGMHPLDAICFVRERRKGAINRKQLEYLKSYKTRKNSPLCLRLCPMF, encoded by the coding sequence ATGAGGGATTCTCACGGGTCACACAGCTACGTGCTTAACAAGCCGACGAAAATCGAGTTCCACAAGGTCCGCATTTTGATTTTGGATGCACCTAATAACTCGAACGTCGAGCTTTATTTGCACGAGATGTTGGCATTTGGAGTCACCTGCCTCGTACGAACATGCGAAACCAGCTATGACTGTACACCCATCACTGCCGCGAATATTGCTATTAGAGAACTCATATTTAACGACGGAGAGGCTCCTTCGGACGCGATCGTCGCGGAGTGGTTGCAAATCCTTAAAGATGTGGTGGCAAACAATGGTTCAGTAGCGGTTCATTGCGTCGCTGGCCTCGGCAGAGCACCCGTCCTGGCCTGCGTCGCACTAGTGGAATACGGAATGCATCCTTTGGACGCCATTTGCTTCGTTAGAGAACGGAGAAAGGGGGCGATCAACCGCAAGCAACTGGAATACCTGAAGTCGTACAAAACACGCAAAAATTCGCCTTTGTGTTTGAGACTCTGCCCGATGTTTTAA